The Alnus glutinosa chromosome 3, dhAlnGlut1.1, whole genome shotgun sequence nucleotide sequence CAAATTTGAGATATGTActtcaataaaaatttatctCCAAATGTTGGTCCCATAATTAGAGTCTAATGGCCGGATGGcccctttattattattatttggttgCACAAAATATTTAGCCCATTGGCCTCTTCTTGTACATTGACTTGGAGCCCATCAGTAACGGGCAGAGATATGATAAATTGCCACTCTAAAATACAACTTTTAACTATCTTTCTTCACATGaccatttttacttttactttttttaaaaaaaaaaaaaccaaaaaacttaAAGCTAGTTAAACAACCACCTTATTATATAGATAGAATGGTCAAAAATTGTgtcttaaaataacaaaaaaaaattatatttcaatgGGCATGgccttgaaagttgaaactgaATATTGCACCCTGCTTTTCCTTTGACCTAACTAACCGTGACTTGTCACCCAAGACTAAACTACCCCTTACCTTACCCTCCATGCACCTAATCGGCTAATCCTATGCCCCAAAAACAAAGACTAAAAATAGATTGTAGCCCATTTaatttgtgaagtttttttttttttttttttttttttttttatttataataatcaaacagaaaatgaaatggtcaaatgaaaaagttaaaaattcgAATATATCTACAACAAGCATAACATAAGGAGAGGTTTGACCCATTGTTTATAGGTTGTTTGTATTGTTTGTGCTGTAATTTTTGCTTTGGATCTACCGTCATGGAATCCATCCCCATTTTCGATGTTTAGAGTCCGGTAATCTCTTCTCAatttgcttaggaaaaaaaaaaaaaagagagagagaaatttaaagaaagaaaataaacaacgaCAACCacaataataaaagagaaatttatGAGACCTAACATAACgttcattttttaatatattcatTGACAATTTCTTTTGGAAATTAACTATTGAATGTGGAACTTACCTATAGAtcccataaatttaataattaatttataaaacaattgtgCCAAAATATACAGTAAATAtacacaagaaagaaaataaaaataaataaataaaaaatctcgaAATTAATAGCCAACAATGAACACCATTAAAAAAGTGCAAGAACAGATCGCAAAAGTGGGCCcaattcataaaaaaacattgaaaaaccgtaggcagagaaagagaaaagccCACAGAATAAACCGTCCAACAACCAACACGCTTTTTCACACCCTCCACGTGTACTTTCTTATCCACTTCTCTGTCTCTCACATCGCCTACGCTACTTTTCCTAGTAACTCATTCTGATCATGCTAACATGATTGTACCTTTGTGGCCAAAAATACCCTTTGCCTTCAAAATCAAACCCTTGAAAGTCCCATCAATCGAGAATCAGCACTTGAAAATCAAACAACTTAATGGACGCTCAGAGCTCTTAACCGCAGTTGATAAAATCCCTCAACCCTCACCAACTTCAAAGCTTTGCTTCAGTCCCAATCTTTCACATCTGTCAAAGTCTTCATTTTTCGGTTCTGCATTTCGGTCTCTCCAATGGCAACCACTCTCTCTTCTTTCCGACCCGGAATGATCCGGGCCTCCGCTTCCTCCTCTAACAAACCCGACCCAAATCGCCGGAAACCCGTCTCGGCCAACTGGTGGGCACCTCTCTTCGGCTGGTCCACCGATCCGGACTACATTGACCCCACCGCCTACCCATCCGGAACCGAGCCACGCGCCTCTGATCTGGATCCCGGAACGGGACGACACAGGTCCAGATTCACGCTCGGGTGCTTCACCGAGGAGAAGGCGAAGGAGCTCCGGAAGAAGACGGCGGAGAACTCTGCGTTTCACGATATAATGTACCACTCGTCCATCGCGTCTCGGCTCGCGTCCGATATTTCGCAGTGGTCGGAGAAGTAGGTCTTTCTGGAGCTCCGGTAAGTCTCCCTCCAACGGTTCCGGTCAAGATCCTTGGTTCCATGGCTTGCAATTTGTCGAAATGATAAGTATgagaaattgtttttattttgctttttggaACATTAGTGAGATCAAGTACAATGTGGTTTGCGTGTGTACTCTTGATTTGGGACGTTGGATCGTTTATTTGCGGTGATTTTTGTTTGCTTTAGTAAATGTTGGCTTAACAAATTcaggaaaataataaataaagaagattagtaatttagtatTGGACATGTTTTTACACGTCCTGCCGATAAACATTTCTTATCGTCTCCgtaaaattaaatttcaaatttatagttaaattaatagaaatgaaatgaatatgaatatgagatgaatttgtattatttttcattattatatgTTTTCAGTAATTAATGGtactcaattatatataatatatggttTAGGTGGGAAATTAGGAGTTGGTCAACCAGTTGTTTAGAAAATGTTCTTTATCCACTTGTagtattttactatttttataattttgttgaaGATAAAGTATATTAAGGGATTTTCATGGATTAATAGACCCAAATCACATGCTATGCTACTGATCGATAAACCCTAATTAgtcttttttttaagtggaaagcTTATATTTATTTGCTCTCCCGTTCCCCTCtaatttgcttagaaaaaaaaaaaaaaaaaaaaaaaaaatgcaaatagcTTGTACTTAAAAGTCTTAAACTATGTCCTctcgtattttttttatatgaaaattcGTCATCTTACAtggaattatttaattaagaaataaCAATTACCGGAAACTTCTATAAAGAAAGTTGAAATAATGGCATTTCAAGTGATCCTATCTTATACCGGTAGTTTGTATTTTTCAATAGAGATCCAAAATGCCTTCAATATCTTTAAGAGTAATgttgggaaaaatacaattaacccCTTACAGGTTGAccacttttttaattttgatttaaatgtttaaaaatttgcaatgtgtcTCAACAAAGTTTTCAAATTTGTGAATGTGACCAATCCGTTAATGATTTCTATCTGCCTTGACAGAAAGGGCCTAACGTTGCGGagcacttattttttttattttttttttggatgaatgaaagCTTTATTGATCATCAAACAACTACACTCCAGACAAGCTGGATCTCAGAACCCAAAATGGGAACCAACCAAAGGCCAGCATACAAGCCTAAACAACGGAAATCCAACAACAAGACAAGCCCAGGCCAAATAGCAACAAGCCAAGACCAGGACAAACAACAAACACACACAACCAATCTACAAAACATCTACATCAGATGTTGTAGGTTCCATTTATCCACAAGTTTTGCATTATAGGTAAGCTTCTTAAATCTGCCTTGAGCTATCACCCGAACCCTCACATCCCACTTGATTTGAGCCAGAATAGCTTCTTCAGATCTGGGAGTCTTAGAGTGAATCAAATCATTTCTGTGCTTCCATAAGTGATAAACCGTGGCACCTAAACACAATCTACCCAAGCAAGCCTTAAGACTCTTCCCAATCAGCACGGTATTACCCCAACTCTTAATACAATCCCATTCCACCAGAACATTTATCAAAGAGCAATCAGCCATGATATGAGTCCAGATGCGGCAACTAAAGCTGCACTTGAAAAAAAGATGGTCACGACTCTCCATTCCCCCATAACTAAAAAGGCAGAGGATATTTTCAGAAAATTCCAAACAACACATTTTATACTTGGTAACCAAAGCATCCCTAAACACtaaccaaacaaaaaatgagCGTTTAGGAACGGACAAAGGAGACCAAACCAATTTCCACCATTTAACTATCGGGTAGACAATGCTCAGCTTCCTCCAAGCATCTGcacaagaatatttttcatcACTAAAATCCCATATAGGCATATCATCTACACCAATCTCCACATCATGAAGCTGGCTCTGAATAGCAACCAGAGCATTCGATCGAGCTGCAGGCCAATACCAATTCCCTTCTTTAATAATAGCATGAAGTCTATAGTTAAGGGGAAAGCCAGAGTCATAGATCAGTCTATAACCATACCTATTTAAGAGATAACCTTCCGGATGCCACTAATCCAACCATAGAAACACCTTCCTTCCATCCCCGACCTTATAGCCTTCCGGATACCACTAATCCAACCATAGAAACACTTTCCTTCCATCCCCGACCTTAAACCTGATGTGTTGTTTTGCAAGGTCTCgaagtttgaaaattttcttccaaCTCCGAGAGCAAGAAGTCGGGATAAGAACCTGCCAGAAGCTCCTACCTTCCAAACCTCTTGATTTTACCCTCGTTTAGACGCGGTCAATTATCAAATTGGCCCTCAAACGTGTCCTGTCACTGTTGCTCTGATACAGAAGGTTCCGGAGCTTCCATCTCTGGGGCTCGCGTGCTTCTTCTTGTTGCTCTCGTTCTCACTCTTCGACCATGAGCTTTCTCAGAGGAGAATGACGAAACGTCGGCAAGGACACCTTTGAATGATCGGAGTTTGTATGGGAATCGTTGAGAAGTAGTGTTTGGTCGAAGATCGGGTAGATGGTTCTAATCTGGCCGGGATAGAAGATCTCGTCGGCTGAGATTGGTGACCAGTACTCCGGCTCTCTCTGCAAACAACAGCAAACATAGCAGCTATATTCTCGTCCTCGTCCTCTTCTCATTGAGGTTCAGTGTTGGAGGTGCTCTGTTTCGGCTCTCGCAATTAGAGGAGAACAAGATCGCAATCAGACGGTCTGAGCGATTTCGCTGCTGGTGGACTGCCTGAGTAATCGGTTCAACTTTCGAACATCGGCGATTGTTTCGGCATTTGAACCAAACGAAGAGGCGGTGGAGGCGGCAGAGGCGGAGTTCTCAAAAAGCGTTGTCGTTGGGCGCGACTACACCGCCGATCTTCCCAACGAGTGCTTCGCGAGCATTTTTCATTTCCTCGGCTCCGGCGACAGGAGACAGTGCTCACTCATCTATCAACAGTGGCTCCGCGTCGATGGACAGAATCGTCACCGTCTCTCTCTCAAAGCCCAGGCAGATGATACAAGGGGAAAAGGATTCAATGTGCCAT carries:
- the LOC133863280 gene encoding uncharacterized protein LOC133863280, with protein sequence MIRASASSSNKPDPNRRKPVSANWWAPLFGWSTDPDYIDPTAYPSGTEPRASDLDPGTGRHRSRFTLGCFTEEKAKELRKKTAENSAFHDIMYHSSIASRLASDISQWSEK